In one window of Meleagris gallopavo isolate NT-WF06-2002-E0010 breed Aviagen turkey brand Nicholas breeding stock chromosome 4, Turkey_5.1, whole genome shotgun sequence DNA:
- the WDR17 gene encoding WD repeat-containing protein 17 isoform X3, which produces MAWMTYISHWFDEDDWYAGQQRAKMSHVRQVGLLAAGCQPWNKDVCAASGDRFAYCATLAIYIYQLDHQYNEFKLRAIMSEHKRTITAISWCPHNPDMFASSSADSLVIIWNVTEQKVVAKLDDTKGIPVSLSWCWNEDDTVAFVSHRGPLYIWTISGPFNVVTAHEGAHSFLSDICLFRWHPTRKGKVVFGHSDGSLSIFQPGFRNQKHVLRPESLKGADEEDPVTALEWDPLSNNYLLVANLHNGIQLVDSESAFCLVKFNFPNAAASVRCLAWVPSAPGMFITGDSQVGVLRIWNVSRTAPIDNLKLKNSGFHSLHVLSSPPKKKSFSFPSPTKYPHTSSTSEAVPPPTLSQKQAFSLPPGHIVCCFMDGGVGLYDMGARKWNFLRDLGHIETIFDCEFKPDNPDLLATASFDGTIKVWDINTLTAVYTSPGNEGVIYSISWAPGDLNCIAGATSRNGGFIWDVPRGKIITRFSEHGRNGIFCIAWSHKDSKRIATCSDDGFCIIRTIDGNVLHKYKHPAAVFGCDWSQNNKDMIATGCEDKNVRVYYLATSSDQPLKVFTGHTAKVFHVRWSPLREGILCSGSDDGTVRIWDYTQDACINILSGHRAPVRGLMWNPEIPYLLVSGSWDYSIQIWDTRDGTCLDTVYDHGADVYGLTCHPSRPFTMASCSRDSTVRLWSLTPLINPLPINILADRCWDEVIGNIDRAVESGAPPLLCGKVSRDIKQVVENTIGNPRGEKLRWFSECFSPPGGSKNLWNLVAVIKGQDDSLLPQNYSKGIMHVKHLVRFRMSEAHELTAVKMSKFGGGIGAPSKKETLKEAAEIHLRLGQVQRYCELMVELGEWDKALSVAPGVSMQYWRKLMQRRADQLIQEESDDVIPYCMATGDVKKLVAFFTSRGQLKEALLVAQAACEGNTPFSTMSGSSNSDLNNTDDYNVLLQKVSEELAEWYFQDGRAVLAACCHLAVENIELAMANLIRGNELELAISVGTVLGESAAQATHYALELLARKCMTVTTWDLAADLLMMIPDNKLQLIKLCAFYPGCTAERNDLHEKCNLPDVEECMRLAETTEALGDIFETIKYYLLSNEPEKALPIGIQYVKEQLRDTDWTLDSICPYLDLLSYIRTEQLMLSNCTQFRNELLILCGYIGALLAIRRQYNSIVPALYEYTSQLLKRRKVSVPLKIEQLSEELDAWRAFTQSTKPTNELPSTPPSESQKKVYSILVSRIQEEPLKGMIGPDYVAGSNLPSHSDVHISCLTGLRIQGPVFFLEDGKSAVSLNDALMWAKVNPFSPLGTGIRLNPF; this is translated from the exons ATGGCTTGGATGACTTACATTTCCCACTGGTTTGATGAAGATGATTGGTATGCAGGACAGCAACGA GCAAAAATGTCACATGTTAGGCAAGTGGGTCTTCTAGCTGCTGGATGTCAGCCATGGAACAAGGATGTTTGTGCTGCTAGTGGGGATAGATTTGCCTACTGTGCTACACTTGCTATTTATATATATCAG CTGGATCACCAATACAATGAATTCAAGCTCCGAGCTATTATGTCTGAGCATAAGAGGACAATCACAGCCATATCTTGGTGTCCACACAATCCTGACATGTTTGCGAGTTCCAGCGCAGATAGTTTAGTAATTATTTGGAATGTGACTGAACAGAAAGTTGTGGCCAAACTGGATGATACAAAAG GAATTCCTGTGTCACTTAGCTGGTGCTGGAATGAAGATGACACAGTTGCGTTTGTTTCCCACAGAGGTCCCTTGTACATTTGGACTATCTCAGGACCTTTCAATGTGGTAACGGCACATGAAGGAGCACATAGTTTCTTGTCGGATATCTGTCTGTTTAGGTGGCATCCAACAAGAAAAGGGAAAGTAGTCTTTGGACACTCTGATGGAAGTCTGTCTATTTTTCAGCCAG GTTTTCGAAACCAGAAGCATGTCTTAAGACCAGAATCTCTAAAAGGAGCAGATGAAGAAGATCCAGTTACAGCACTGGAGTGGGACCCTTTGTCAAATAACTATCTTCTTGTTGCAAATTTACATAATGGCATTCAACTAGTTGATTCAGAATCTGCATTCTGTCttgtaaaatttaattttcccAATGCAGCAGCATCTGTTCGGTGTTTAGCCTGGGTTCCTAGTGCACCCGGAATGTTTATAACTGGAG ATTCTCAAGTTGGTGTGTTACGTATTTGGAATGTTTCGCGTACAGCGCCTATCGATAATTTAAAATTGAAGAATTCTGGCTTCCATAGTTTGCACGTGCTAAGTTCTCCTCCAAAGAAGAAGT cGTTCTCGTTTCCATCTCCTACTAAATATCCTCATACATCCTCGACAAGTGAGGCTGTTCCTCCTCCGACTTTATCACAAAAACAAGcgttttctcttcctcctggcCATATTGTCTGTTGTTTCATGGATGGTGGTGTTGGCCTTTATGATATGGGAGCCAGAAAGTGGAATTTCCTCAGAGATttg ggaCATATTGAGACCATCTTTGATTGTGAATTCAAACCTGATAATCCTGATCTTCTTGCTACAGCTTCATTTGATGGTACAATAAAAGTTTGGGACATAAATACTTTAACAGCGGTTTACACATCTCCTGGTAATGAGGGGGTTATTTATTCCATTTCATGGGCTCCAG GAGATCTGAACTGCATAGCAGGTGCAACATCCAGAAATGGTGGCTTCATCTGGGATGTCCCAAGAGGCAAAATAATAACACGATTCAGTGAG CATGGAAGGAATGGAATCTTCTGCATTGCCTGGAGTCATAAAGATTCCAAAAGAATAGCAACCTGCAGCGATGATGGATTTTG TATTATTCGAACCATTGATGGCAATGTTCTTCACAAGTACAAACATCCAGCTGCAGTGTTTGGCTGTGACTGGAGTCAAAACAACAA agatATGATAGCTACTGGTTGTGAGGATAAAAATGTTCGTGTTTATTACTTGGCAACTAGCTCTGATCAGCCACTGAAAGTTTTTACTGGACATACTGCAAAGGTGTTTCATGTACGGTGGTCTCCTCTGAGAGAAGGAATCCTCTGCAGTGGCTCTGATGATGG TACTGTTCGAATATGGGATTATACACAGGATGCTTGTATAAATATTCTTAGTGGACATAGAGCTCCAGTACGAGGACTGATGTGGAATCCTGAAATTCCATACCTTCTGGTATCTGGCAGTTGGGACTATTCAATTCAAATCTGGGACACAAGAGACGGAACATGCTTGGACACTGTTTATGATCATGGAGCGGATGTATATg GATTAACATGTCATCCTAGTCGACCGTTTACTATGGCATCTTGTTCTCGTGACTCTACTGTGAGACTTTGGTCACTGACACCTCTTATAAATCCTCTACCGATAAATATCTTAGCAGATAGATGTTGGGATGAGGTTATTGGTAATATAG ATCGTGCTGTAGAATCTGGTGCTCCTCCTTTGCTGTGCGGTAAAGTTTCCAGAGATATTAAGCAAGTAGTGGAAAACACGATAGGAAATCCTCGAGGAGAAAAACTAAGGTggttttcagaatgtttttcc CCTCCAGGAGGCAGCAAAAATTTGTGGAATTTAGTTGCTGTAATAAAAGGACAGGATGATAGTCTGCTTCCACAAAATTACTCCAAAGGAATTATGCATGTCAAACATCTTGTTAGATTTAGAATG tcTGAAGCGCATGAACTGACAGCAGTAAAAATGTCCAAGTTTGGAGGTGGTATTGGTGCACCAAGTAAAAAGGAAACGCTTaaagaagctgcagaaatacatttaagaTTAGGACAAGTTCAGCGATATTGTGAACTGATGGTAGAGCTTGGAGAg TGGGATAAAGCACTGTCAGTTGCACCTGGTGTATCGATGCAGTATTGGAGGAAGTTAATGCAAAG GAGAGCTGATCAGTTAATTCAGGAAGAAAGTGATGATGTCATCCCATACTGTATGGCTACTGGAGATGTGAAGAAACTAGTTGCCTTCTTTACTTCAAGAGGGCAGCTGAAAGAGGCTCTGCTTGTTGCTCAG GCAGCTTGTGAAGGAAATACACCGTTCTCCACAATGAGTGGATCTTCAAATTCTGATTTAAACAATACAGATGATTATAATGT GCTTCTTCAGAAAGTCAGTGAAGAACTGGCAGAATGGTATTTCCAAGATGGCCGTGCAGTGCTTGCCGCGTGTTGCCATCTGGCTGTTGAAAACATAGAG CTTGCAATGGCAAACCTGATTCGTGGAAATGAACTGGAGTTGGCAATCAGTGTGGGTACTGTCTTAGGAGAAAGTGCAGCGCAAGCAACACATTATGCCCTAGAATTACTAGCAAGAAAATGTATGACAGTAACAACATG GGACTTAGCAGCTGATCTTCTTATGATGATTCCTGATAATAAGCTGCAGTTGATAAAACTTTGTGCTTTTTATCCTGGATGCACAGCTGAAAGAAATGACCTACATGAAAAG TGTAATCTTCCTGATGTAGAAGAGTGTATGCGATTGGCAGAAACAACTGAGGCACTCGGTGATATATTTGAAACAATAAAGTACTATCTGCTAAGCAATGAACCAGAAAAAGCTCTCCCTATTGGCATTCAGTATGTGAAAG AACAACTCCGTGACACAGATTGGACTTTAGATTCAATATGTCCATACCTTGACCTTCTAAGTTACATTCGCACTGAACAATTAATGTTGAGTAACTGTACACA ATTTCGGAATGAGTTGCTAATTTTGTGTGGTTACATCGGTGCTTTACTTGCTATCAGAAGACAGTACAATAGCATTGTACCTGCACTTTATGAATATACAAG CCAGCTTTTAAAAAGACGGAAAGTATCTGTACCGTTGAAAATTGAACAGCTCTCTGAGGAATTAGATGCGTGGAGAGCCTTCACTCAATCAACCAa aCCTA
- the WDR17 gene encoding WD repeat-containing protein 17 isoform X2 — protein MAWMTYISHWFDEDDWYAGQQRAKMSHVRQVGLLAAGCQPWNKDVCAASGDRFAYCATLAIYIYQLDHQYNEFKLRAIMSEHKRTITAISWCPHNPDMFASSSADSLVIIWNVTEQKVVAKLDDTKGIPVSLSWCWNEDDTVAFVSHRGPLYIWTISGPFNVVTAHEGAHSFLSDICLFRWHPTRKGKVVFGHSDGSLSIFQPGFRNQKHVLRPESLKGADEEDPVTALEWDPLSNNYLLVANLHNGIQLVDSESAFCLVKFNFPNAAASVRCLAWVPSAPGMFITGDSQVGVLRIWNVSRTAPIDNLKLKNSGFHSLHVLSSPPKKKSFSFPSPTKYPHTSSTSEAVPPPTLSQKQAFSLPPGHIVCCFMDGGVGLYDMGARKWNFLRDLGHIETIFDCEFKPDNPDLLATASFDGTIKVWDINTLTAVYTSPGNEGVIYSISWAPAGATSRNGGFIWDVPRGKIITRFSEHGRNGIFCIAWSHKDSKRIATCSDDGFCIIRTIDGNVLHKYKHPAAVFGCDWSQNNKDMIATGCEDKNVRVYYLATSSDQPLKVFTGHTAKVFHVRWSPLREGILCSGSDDGTVRIWDYTQDACINILSGHRAPVRGLMWNPEIPYLLVSGSWDYSIQIWDTRDGTCLDTVYDHGADVYGLTCHPSRPFTMASCSRDSTVRLWSLTPLINPLPINILADRCWDEVIGNIDRAVESGAPPLLCGKVSRDIKQVVENTIGNPRGEKLRWFSECFSPPGGSKNLWNLVAVIKGQDDSLLPQNYSKGIMHVKHLVRFRMSEAHELTAVKMSKFGGGIGAPSKKETLKEAAEIHLRLGQVQRYCELMVELGEWDKALSVAPGVSMQYWRKLMQRRADQLIQEESDDVIPYCMATGDVKKLVAFFTSRGQLKEALLVAQAACEGNTPFSTMSGSSNSDLNNTDDYNVLLQKVSEELAEWYFQDGRAVLAACCHLAVENIELAMANLIRGNELELAISVGTVLGESAAQATHYALELLARKCMTVTTCFPSLGYRDLAADLLMMIPDNKLQLIKLCAFYPGCTAERNDLHEKCNLPDVEECMRLAETTEALGDIFETIKYYLLSNEPEKALPIGIQYVKEQLRDTDWTLDSICPYLDLLSYIRTEQLMLSNCTQFRNELLILCGYIGALLAIRRQYNSIVPALYEYTSQLLKRRKVSVPLKIEQLSEELDAWRAFTQSTKPTNELPSTPPSESQKKVYSILVSRIQEEPLKGMIGPDYVAGSNLPSHSDVHISCLTGLRIQGPVFFLEDGKSAVSLNDALMWAKVNPFSPLGTGIRLNPF, from the exons ATGGCTTGGATGACTTACATTTCCCACTGGTTTGATGAAGATGATTGGTATGCAGGACAGCAACGA GCAAAAATGTCACATGTTAGGCAAGTGGGTCTTCTAGCTGCTGGATGTCAGCCATGGAACAAGGATGTTTGTGCTGCTAGTGGGGATAGATTTGCCTACTGTGCTACACTTGCTATTTATATATATCAG CTGGATCACCAATACAATGAATTCAAGCTCCGAGCTATTATGTCTGAGCATAAGAGGACAATCACAGCCATATCTTGGTGTCCACACAATCCTGACATGTTTGCGAGTTCCAGCGCAGATAGTTTAGTAATTATTTGGAATGTGACTGAACAGAAAGTTGTGGCCAAACTGGATGATACAAAAG GAATTCCTGTGTCACTTAGCTGGTGCTGGAATGAAGATGACACAGTTGCGTTTGTTTCCCACAGAGGTCCCTTGTACATTTGGACTATCTCAGGACCTTTCAATGTGGTAACGGCACATGAAGGAGCACATAGTTTCTTGTCGGATATCTGTCTGTTTAGGTGGCATCCAACAAGAAAAGGGAAAGTAGTCTTTGGACACTCTGATGGAAGTCTGTCTATTTTTCAGCCAG GTTTTCGAAACCAGAAGCATGTCTTAAGACCAGAATCTCTAAAAGGAGCAGATGAAGAAGATCCAGTTACAGCACTGGAGTGGGACCCTTTGTCAAATAACTATCTTCTTGTTGCAAATTTACATAATGGCATTCAACTAGTTGATTCAGAATCTGCATTCTGTCttgtaaaatttaattttcccAATGCAGCAGCATCTGTTCGGTGTTTAGCCTGGGTTCCTAGTGCACCCGGAATGTTTATAACTGGAG ATTCTCAAGTTGGTGTGTTACGTATTTGGAATGTTTCGCGTACAGCGCCTATCGATAATTTAAAATTGAAGAATTCTGGCTTCCATAGTTTGCACGTGCTAAGTTCTCCTCCAAAGAAGAAGT cGTTCTCGTTTCCATCTCCTACTAAATATCCTCATACATCCTCGACAAGTGAGGCTGTTCCTCCTCCGACTTTATCACAAAAACAAGcgttttctcttcctcctggcCATATTGTCTGTTGTTTCATGGATGGTGGTGTTGGCCTTTATGATATGGGAGCCAGAAAGTGGAATTTCCTCAGAGATttg ggaCATATTGAGACCATCTTTGATTGTGAATTCAAACCTGATAATCCTGATCTTCTTGCTACAGCTTCATTTGATGGTACAATAAAAGTTTGGGACATAAATACTTTAACAGCGGTTTACACATCTCCTGGTAATGAGGGGGTTATTTATTCCATTTCATGGGCTCCAG CAGGTGCAACATCCAGAAATGGTGGCTTCATCTGGGATGTCCCAAGAGGCAAAATAATAACACGATTCAGTGAG CATGGAAGGAATGGAATCTTCTGCATTGCCTGGAGTCATAAAGATTCCAAAAGAATAGCAACCTGCAGCGATGATGGATTTTG TATTATTCGAACCATTGATGGCAATGTTCTTCACAAGTACAAACATCCAGCTGCAGTGTTTGGCTGTGACTGGAGTCAAAACAACAA agatATGATAGCTACTGGTTGTGAGGATAAAAATGTTCGTGTTTATTACTTGGCAACTAGCTCTGATCAGCCACTGAAAGTTTTTACTGGACATACTGCAAAGGTGTTTCATGTACGGTGGTCTCCTCTGAGAGAAGGAATCCTCTGCAGTGGCTCTGATGATGG TACTGTTCGAATATGGGATTATACACAGGATGCTTGTATAAATATTCTTAGTGGACATAGAGCTCCAGTACGAGGACTGATGTGGAATCCTGAAATTCCATACCTTCTGGTATCTGGCAGTTGGGACTATTCAATTCAAATCTGGGACACAAGAGACGGAACATGCTTGGACACTGTTTATGATCATGGAGCGGATGTATATg GATTAACATGTCATCCTAGTCGACCGTTTACTATGGCATCTTGTTCTCGTGACTCTACTGTGAGACTTTGGTCACTGACACCTCTTATAAATCCTCTACCGATAAATATCTTAGCAGATAGATGTTGGGATGAGGTTATTGGTAATATAG ATCGTGCTGTAGAATCTGGTGCTCCTCCTTTGCTGTGCGGTAAAGTTTCCAGAGATATTAAGCAAGTAGTGGAAAACACGATAGGAAATCCTCGAGGAGAAAAACTAAGGTggttttcagaatgtttttcc CCTCCAGGAGGCAGCAAAAATTTGTGGAATTTAGTTGCTGTAATAAAAGGACAGGATGATAGTCTGCTTCCACAAAATTACTCCAAAGGAATTATGCATGTCAAACATCTTGTTAGATTTAGAATG tcTGAAGCGCATGAACTGACAGCAGTAAAAATGTCCAAGTTTGGAGGTGGTATTGGTGCACCAAGTAAAAAGGAAACGCTTaaagaagctgcagaaatacatttaagaTTAGGACAAGTTCAGCGATATTGTGAACTGATGGTAGAGCTTGGAGAg TGGGATAAAGCACTGTCAGTTGCACCTGGTGTATCGATGCAGTATTGGAGGAAGTTAATGCAAAG GAGAGCTGATCAGTTAATTCAGGAAGAAAGTGATGATGTCATCCCATACTGTATGGCTACTGGAGATGTGAAGAAACTAGTTGCCTTCTTTACTTCAAGAGGGCAGCTGAAAGAGGCTCTGCTTGTTGCTCAG GCAGCTTGTGAAGGAAATACACCGTTCTCCACAATGAGTGGATCTTCAAATTCTGATTTAAACAATACAGATGATTATAATGT GCTTCTTCAGAAAGTCAGTGAAGAACTGGCAGAATGGTATTTCCAAGATGGCCGTGCAGTGCTTGCCGCGTGTTGCCATCTGGCTGTTGAAAACATAGAG CTTGCAATGGCAAACCTGATTCGTGGAAATGAACTGGAGTTGGCAATCAGTGTGGGTACTGTCTTAGGAGAAAGTGCAGCGCAAGCAACACATTATGCCCTAGAATTACTAGCAAGAAAATGTATGACAGTAACAACATG CTTTCCATCACTTGGATACAG GGACTTAGCAGCTGATCTTCTTATGATGATTCCTGATAATAAGCTGCAGTTGATAAAACTTTGTGCTTTTTATCCTGGATGCACAGCTGAAAGAAATGACCTACATGAAAAG TGTAATCTTCCTGATGTAGAAGAGTGTATGCGATTGGCAGAAACAACTGAGGCACTCGGTGATATATTTGAAACAATAAAGTACTATCTGCTAAGCAATGAACCAGAAAAAGCTCTCCCTATTGGCATTCAGTATGTGAAAG AACAACTCCGTGACACAGATTGGACTTTAGATTCAATATGTCCATACCTTGACCTTCTAAGTTACATTCGCACTGAACAATTAATGTTGAGTAACTGTACACA ATTTCGGAATGAGTTGCTAATTTTGTGTGGTTACATCGGTGCTTTACTTGCTATCAGAAGACAGTACAATAGCATTGTACCTGCACTTTATGAATATACAAG CCAGCTTTTAAAAAGACGGAAAGTATCTGTACCGTTGAAAATTGAACAGCTCTCTGAGGAATTAGATGCGTGGAGAGCCTTCACTCAATCAACCAa aCCTA
- the WDR17 gene encoding WD repeat-containing protein 17 isoform X1: MAWMTYISHWFDEDDWYAGQQRAKMSHVRQVGLLAAGCQPWNKDVCAASGDRFAYCATLAIYIYQLDHQYNEFKLRAIMSEHKRTITAISWCPHNPDMFASSSADSLVIIWNVTEQKVVAKLDDTKGIPVSLSWCWNEDDTVAFVSHRGPLYIWTISGPFNVVTAHEGAHSFLSDICLFRWHPTRKGKVVFGHSDGSLSIFQPGFRNQKHVLRPESLKGADEEDPVTALEWDPLSNNYLLVANLHNGIQLVDSESAFCLVKFNFPNAAASVRCLAWVPSAPGMFITGDSQVGVLRIWNVSRTAPIDNLKLKNSGFHSLHVLSSPPKKKSFSFPSPTKYPHTSSTSEAVPPPTLSQKQAFSLPPGHIVCCFMDGGVGLYDMGARKWNFLRDLGHIETIFDCEFKPDNPDLLATASFDGTIKVWDINTLTAVYTSPGNEGVIYSISWAPGDLNCIAGATSRNGGFIWDVPRGKIITRFSEHGRNGIFCIAWSHKDSKRIATCSDDGFCIIRTIDGNVLHKYKHPAAVFGCDWSQNNKDMIATGCEDKNVRVYYLATSSDQPLKVFTGHTAKVFHVRWSPLREGILCSGSDDGTVRIWDYTQDACINILSGHRAPVRGLMWNPEIPYLLVSGSWDYSIQIWDTRDGTCLDTVYDHGADVYGLTCHPSRPFTMASCSRDSTVRLWSLTPLINPLPINILADRCWDEVIGNIDRAVESGAPPLLCGKVSRDIKQVVENTIGNPRGEKLRWFSECFSPPGGSKNLWNLVAVIKGQDDSLLPQNYSKGIMHVKHLVRFRMSEAHELTAVKMSKFGGGIGAPSKKETLKEAAEIHLRLGQVQRYCELMVELGEWDKALSVAPGVSMQYWRKLMQRRADQLIQEESDDVIPYCMATGDVKKLVAFFTSRGQLKEALLVAQAACEGNTPFSTMSGSSNSDLNNTDDYNVLLQKVSEELAEWYFQDGRAVLAACCHLAVENIELAMANLIRGNELELAISVGTVLGESAAQATHYALELLARKCMTVTTCFPSLGYRDLAADLLMMIPDNKLQLIKLCAFYPGCTAERNDLHEKCNLPDVEECMRLAETTEALGDIFETIKYYLLSNEPEKALPIGIQYVKEQLRDTDWTLDSICPYLDLLSYIRTEQLMLSNCTQFRNELLILCGYIGALLAIRRQYNSIVPALYEYTSQLLKRRKVSVPLKIEQLSEELDAWRAFTQSTKPTNELPSTPPSESQKKVYSILVSRIQEEPLKGMIGPDYVAGSNLPSHSDVHISCLTGLRIQGPVFFLEDGKSAVSLNDALMWAKVNPFSPLGTGIRLNPF, translated from the exons ATGGCTTGGATGACTTACATTTCCCACTGGTTTGATGAAGATGATTGGTATGCAGGACAGCAACGA GCAAAAATGTCACATGTTAGGCAAGTGGGTCTTCTAGCTGCTGGATGTCAGCCATGGAACAAGGATGTTTGTGCTGCTAGTGGGGATAGATTTGCCTACTGTGCTACACTTGCTATTTATATATATCAG CTGGATCACCAATACAATGAATTCAAGCTCCGAGCTATTATGTCTGAGCATAAGAGGACAATCACAGCCATATCTTGGTGTCCACACAATCCTGACATGTTTGCGAGTTCCAGCGCAGATAGTTTAGTAATTATTTGGAATGTGACTGAACAGAAAGTTGTGGCCAAACTGGATGATACAAAAG GAATTCCTGTGTCACTTAGCTGGTGCTGGAATGAAGATGACACAGTTGCGTTTGTTTCCCACAGAGGTCCCTTGTACATTTGGACTATCTCAGGACCTTTCAATGTGGTAACGGCACATGAAGGAGCACATAGTTTCTTGTCGGATATCTGTCTGTTTAGGTGGCATCCAACAAGAAAAGGGAAAGTAGTCTTTGGACACTCTGATGGAAGTCTGTCTATTTTTCAGCCAG GTTTTCGAAACCAGAAGCATGTCTTAAGACCAGAATCTCTAAAAGGAGCAGATGAAGAAGATCCAGTTACAGCACTGGAGTGGGACCCTTTGTCAAATAACTATCTTCTTGTTGCAAATTTACATAATGGCATTCAACTAGTTGATTCAGAATCTGCATTCTGTCttgtaaaatttaattttcccAATGCAGCAGCATCTGTTCGGTGTTTAGCCTGGGTTCCTAGTGCACCCGGAATGTTTATAACTGGAG ATTCTCAAGTTGGTGTGTTACGTATTTGGAATGTTTCGCGTACAGCGCCTATCGATAATTTAAAATTGAAGAATTCTGGCTTCCATAGTTTGCACGTGCTAAGTTCTCCTCCAAAGAAGAAGT cGTTCTCGTTTCCATCTCCTACTAAATATCCTCATACATCCTCGACAAGTGAGGCTGTTCCTCCTCCGACTTTATCACAAAAACAAGcgttttctcttcctcctggcCATATTGTCTGTTGTTTCATGGATGGTGGTGTTGGCCTTTATGATATGGGAGCCAGAAAGTGGAATTTCCTCAGAGATttg ggaCATATTGAGACCATCTTTGATTGTGAATTCAAACCTGATAATCCTGATCTTCTTGCTACAGCTTCATTTGATGGTACAATAAAAGTTTGGGACATAAATACTTTAACAGCGGTTTACACATCTCCTGGTAATGAGGGGGTTATTTATTCCATTTCATGGGCTCCAG GAGATCTGAACTGCATAGCAGGTGCAACATCCAGAAATGGTGGCTTCATCTGGGATGTCCCAAGAGGCAAAATAATAACACGATTCAGTGAG CATGGAAGGAATGGAATCTTCTGCATTGCCTGGAGTCATAAAGATTCCAAAAGAATAGCAACCTGCAGCGATGATGGATTTTG TATTATTCGAACCATTGATGGCAATGTTCTTCACAAGTACAAACATCCAGCTGCAGTGTTTGGCTGTGACTGGAGTCAAAACAACAA agatATGATAGCTACTGGTTGTGAGGATAAAAATGTTCGTGTTTATTACTTGGCAACTAGCTCTGATCAGCCACTGAAAGTTTTTACTGGACATACTGCAAAGGTGTTTCATGTACGGTGGTCTCCTCTGAGAGAAGGAATCCTCTGCAGTGGCTCTGATGATGG TACTGTTCGAATATGGGATTATACACAGGATGCTTGTATAAATATTCTTAGTGGACATAGAGCTCCAGTACGAGGACTGATGTGGAATCCTGAAATTCCATACCTTCTGGTATCTGGCAGTTGGGACTATTCAATTCAAATCTGGGACACAAGAGACGGAACATGCTTGGACACTGTTTATGATCATGGAGCGGATGTATATg GATTAACATGTCATCCTAGTCGACCGTTTACTATGGCATCTTGTTCTCGTGACTCTACTGTGAGACTTTGGTCACTGACACCTCTTATAAATCCTCTACCGATAAATATCTTAGCAGATAGATGTTGGGATGAGGTTATTGGTAATATAG ATCGTGCTGTAGAATCTGGTGCTCCTCCTTTGCTGTGCGGTAAAGTTTCCAGAGATATTAAGCAAGTAGTGGAAAACACGATAGGAAATCCTCGAGGAGAAAAACTAAGGTggttttcagaatgtttttcc CCTCCAGGAGGCAGCAAAAATTTGTGGAATTTAGTTGCTGTAATAAAAGGACAGGATGATAGTCTGCTTCCACAAAATTACTCCAAAGGAATTATGCATGTCAAACATCTTGTTAGATTTAGAATG tcTGAAGCGCATGAACTGACAGCAGTAAAAATGTCCAAGTTTGGAGGTGGTATTGGTGCACCAAGTAAAAAGGAAACGCTTaaagaagctgcagaaatacatttaagaTTAGGACAAGTTCAGCGATATTGTGAACTGATGGTAGAGCTTGGAGAg TGGGATAAAGCACTGTCAGTTGCACCTGGTGTATCGATGCAGTATTGGAGGAAGTTAATGCAAAG GAGAGCTGATCAGTTAATTCAGGAAGAAAGTGATGATGTCATCCCATACTGTATGGCTACTGGAGATGTGAAGAAACTAGTTGCCTTCTTTACTTCAAGAGGGCAGCTGAAAGAGGCTCTGCTTGTTGCTCAG GCAGCTTGTGAAGGAAATACACCGTTCTCCACAATGAGTGGATCTTCAAATTCTGATTTAAACAATACAGATGATTATAATGT GCTTCTTCAGAAAGTCAGTGAAGAACTGGCAGAATGGTATTTCCAAGATGGCCGTGCAGTGCTTGCCGCGTGTTGCCATCTGGCTGTTGAAAACATAGAG CTTGCAATGGCAAACCTGATTCGTGGAAATGAACTGGAGTTGGCAATCAGTGTGGGTACTGTCTTAGGAGAAAGTGCAGCGCAAGCAACACATTATGCCCTAGAATTACTAGCAAGAAAATGTATGACAGTAACAACATG CTTTCCATCACTTGGATACAG GGACTTAGCAGCTGATCTTCTTATGATGATTCCTGATAATAAGCTGCAGTTGATAAAACTTTGTGCTTTTTATCCTGGATGCACAGCTGAAAGAAATGACCTACATGAAAAG TGTAATCTTCCTGATGTAGAAGAGTGTATGCGATTGGCAGAAACAACTGAGGCACTCGGTGATATATTTGAAACAATAAAGTACTATCTGCTAAGCAATGAACCAGAAAAAGCTCTCCCTATTGGCATTCAGTATGTGAAAG AACAACTCCGTGACACAGATTGGACTTTAGATTCAATATGTCCATACCTTGACCTTCTAAGTTACATTCGCACTGAACAATTAATGTTGAGTAACTGTACACA ATTTCGGAATGAGTTGCTAATTTTGTGTGGTTACATCGGTGCTTTACTTGCTATCAGAAGACAGTACAATAGCATTGTACCTGCACTTTATGAATATACAAG CCAGCTTTTAAAAAGACGGAAAGTATCTGTACCGTTGAAAATTGAACAGCTCTCTGAGGAATTAGATGCGTGGAGAGCCTTCACTCAATCAACCAa aCCTA